In Prosthecobacter debontii, the sequence CGGCAGGGATACAGGCTGTTACGGGAGAGGCTGCGCAGGAAGAGGAAGCCGACGGTGCCGACCACAGCAGCCAGAGCCACCACATCACCCACCCAGGCACCACTGACCCACCAGCCGAGGCCGAGGGAAGGGCCACGCTCAGGGATCACGTTCCAGTAGATGTCCACCATGTGCATGAAGATGACCCAGAGACAGATGGCGCACATCACGATGGGGTTCTTCTTGCGAGGCTGAGAAAGCAGGACCACGAACGGAGCGATGAAGTGGCCGATCACGATGAAGATCGACACCCAGCGCCAGCCTTCCGTGTTACGGGTGAGGTAGAAGCGGGTTTCTTCCGTGATGTTGGCATACCAGATCAGGAAGTATTGGCTGAAGGCGATGTAAGCCCAGAAGACCGTGAAGGCGAACAGCAGCTTACCCATCAGGTGGTAGTGCTCTTGAGTGACCACCTGCTTCAGGTAGCCGAGGCTCTTCAACCAAGTGACGAGCAGGATCGTGAGGGCCATGGAGGACCAGGCGCAACCCGCAAAGATGTAAACACCCCACATCGTGGAGAACCAAGCGTAATCCAGGGTCATGATCCAGTCCACCGCGGCAAAGGTGACGGTCAGGGCAAAGAACAGCAGCCAGCGGCAGGAGAACTGACGGGCCTTGATGGTATGCTTGATGTCACCATCCATATCCTGTTTCACCGACTTGCTGCGCAGGGTGCGAGCAATGTGCCAGAGGACGAAGAAATAGAACGCAAAACGGAAATACCAGCCGTTGATGTTCAAGTAGCCGAACTTGCTCACCAGGACGTGCAGGTGGCCGTTGGATTCGGACATGTGGTGCAGCGCATCTTTGACCGTCTGACCCGCTTCGTGAGCGTGATGAGCAGCCTCGCGGTGGTGGTTCATCCACTCATAGAGGTGAGTCTGCACACTTGGGATCAGCAGGGGAGCGCCGAGGATCGCCAAGGGCAAGATCATGTTGGCCAATTGCTCCCACAGGCGGCGGATGGCCACACCCCAGCCGGAGTTGGAGGCGCTATGAAGCAAGATCCAGAAGCAGCCACCGCAGATGAAGGTGAAGGCGAAGAAGAAGGCAAACAACCAGCTGTAAGCAAAGGTGTCTGGATGGGTGAAGAAGAAGTAAACGGAACCGAGAATGCCGAGTAAACCGGCAGTGCCAAAAGCGCCGATAAGCTTTCCGCCTTTGGCTGGTTCGAATTTCTCACCGCCCTGGGGCAGATCGTTGAATGTGACGTGGTGACTCATGCCTTGGAAATGCCTTCTTTTACTGGACGGAGACGTTGTTTTCCTTCACGGCCACCTGCATGGCGCGGATGTAGGCCACGATGGCCCAGCGGTCTTGGACGGCGATGTTGCCTCCGTAGGAACCCATCAAACCCTTGCCATGAGTGATGACGTCGAAGATGGCGCCATCGGCACGGTAGGCGGCGGCATTGTTGGTGTCAGTGCTGCCAGCCTGGTGGAAGTTGAAGGCCGTCATGATGCCATACTTGGAGGTGATCCCTTTGCCGTTACCGGAGGTGCCGTGGCAGATGGCGCAATTGATGTTGTATTTCAGCTCACCGCGCTCCAGGAAGGCCTTGTTGACGGTGATTTCCTTGGGCATCCCGTCGCCATAATAGTCACCGACTTTGCCGGTGCTGTAGTAGTCCAGGCCGTTGGTGAAGCCGAAGGTGGCGGGTTTGTAATCTGGGGAAGAAGCGGGCTTGCTGGGGATCTCGAAGCCCATCGGGACGGTGTTTTTCACTGGGCGGCGACCACCCAAACCATCGGCAAAGAAGTCACTCTTGGCTTGGTATTTCACCTTCGCCTGGTGGTCCATGTCCTGGAAGATTTCGATCGGGGGTAATTCAGACTTGCTGCCACGTGTGCCAAAGGCGGCGACGACGATCGCGGCGACAAAGAGGTAGCTGAGGAAGAAATATTTCATGGAGCGAGCTGGCAGCAATGCCTGATCAGAGCTTGTGAAAAATTTCACAAGCATGCGAAGATTAGAAACTAGACGTCACATTGCAAGGACGATTTCGAAATTCTCAGGACCTTGTTTTGCAAAGGTGACGCTGAGTTCTCAGGCTTTCGCCAGGACTTTCGGTCGTCTGCGGATGTGAGTCTTGAGCCTGGATGCGCCTTTAGCGGATGATGAGCTTAAAGGCGGCCTGTCCCTGCTGGTCCGCAGGGGTGGAGATGAGGAGTTGTCCCAGGTGATGGCCGCTTCTCCAGGGAGCGGCATTGATCGGTTTGATCTGCAGGAGGTAGGCTCCAGTTCCGGCATTGCGGAAGGTGGTGATGTTATTGCTGAAGGGTGCGGTCTGCCCAGGCACCTCAAAGTGCTGCATGATCGTGAAATGATCCTTGGTCAGCTCAACCACAGGCCACCCGGCGCAGGTGACGACGACGAGGAGATTGGCCGGTTGGGTGTTTCCACTCGCGGCCATGCCCTGAGAGGACTGGATGCTGACGGTGAGCAAGGCCCCGGCAGGGGTGGCTTTGGGGCCGGGAAGGGGTTCAGCGATATGCGTGGAGACAGGTGGAACGG encodes:
- a CDS encoding c-type cytochrome, which gives rise to MKYFFLSYLFVAAIVVAAFGTRGSKSELPPIEIFQDMDHQAKVKYQAKSDFFADGLGGRRPVKNTVPMGFEIPSKPASSPDYKPATFGFTNGLDYYSTGKVGDYYGDGMPKEITVNKAFLERGELKYNINCAICHGTSGNGKGITSKYGIMTAFNFHQAGSTDTNNAAAYRADGAIFDVITHGKGLMGSYGGNIAVQDRWAIVAYIRAMQVAVKENNVSVQ